A region of the Andrena cerasifolii isolate SP2316 chromosome 15, iyAndCera1_principal, whole genome shotgun sequence genome:
ATACTGCGGTCAGTTTGTTTACTGGGTATAAACAATGTTTCCAGGAGCATCGACTAAATTCTACCAATTGAGTAAACAGGAATAGGTCTGAAAACGTTTTAAGTACATTCTCGTTATAGACATTGAATGTTGTACATCAGAGGAATGATTTCAGCATTTAAATGAACTGTTGCTTAATCGACTGCACCTGCTACTTCTATGAAATAGGAGGTACATTTATACTCGAACCATTTATACTTTGAAGCAACATGAATATTGTTATGCTACATACAACGTGTTTTATCATATACTagcttaaggatgtattggagctatcttcaaaatggtacgaaGTTGATGAAAACTTGTGaaattgttctttctaatcttgctgatgtgctccaaaaattttaaacgaattcactaaatgattgctgagttataacgattttaattttcactgattttacacgtactcttatggaaagagacgacctagACAGATAAAGCAGCTGAAAAAATgatgaagaaatagtaccaatgttttcattttttttttatatgtagtatatgggtagatggaaatatctgccaagtttcaattgttttcactacactgttttaaagaaataaattatatcttgagaaaattgtgaattcagggcattttcactgccaaatgGGTGGCAAATAatacttgagaaagcatttgtaaagtgaaaaataccctCCTAGGAggaaaaataagactccaactgtgttcgagttccttacatctagatacTTTTGTCTAATGTTGTACGTCCGGTACATCCTTAATGTGTACCCGGCGTTACCCGGGCAAAACTTTGATTAATCATCACAAGGTGTCAAGGGGACGAAAAGGGGTGGAAAtaccagatttcatggtagcctatattttccgcaagGTTCTAGAAAGTAATACCAATTGTCCACTAAAAGTATGTATGTAATTCTGGTATAACATTTTCAACCTATTTAGTATTACTATGGCAAATCATTGTTAACTTGATCAGAATTACTTAAGAATGATTGTGGAAATTTTGCGGAATCATTTCGCAATAATATACTAGTATACACATAATTCTGTCATCACATAACAATTACATTGCTGCTGTAAGTACACTGACTAAATCTGTCATACAGAGGAcctcatgtttcatcatgtaCAAAAAAAACTACTGTACACTGTAATGTACGCTGTTCcataaaatactttaaaatttttgggtTAACATTTTGgttaaaatttggagttaaCAGCATCCACCAAAAGACCATATGGTGTATAATAGTCTTTACTGATATTTATTGAAGTTGAAGTTACACCGATGTGACAGCGCTTTGTAAGTACTAAGGGTGCAAACGTTATTTGTTGCTGCTACTGTGCGACAGAGATCTTTGTCAACACACTGTACGAAATTGTCAAACGATAATTTCAAATACGTCAGGAACTATCAAACGTATTCGACAATGAATGAAACGATATTGCAAAGAATCCGTTCTTGTTGAAGAAGCCCGCTTCAAACACTTCCTTTGAGGtgcaattttaaacaaatgcaagtCAATGAAAAAGGACTGGGGAATTTGGACACGATTCAAAATgtgtatatataattaaaaataatccgaaTATAGTCGTGTTGAACTGATTTTCATCGGGCAAGTAAAACTTATAGTGTGCGATCTATAGTTCACGACCCTAGAGTGCGTAGAAATCAGGGCTTGAagaggtttcgaaaataactgtttcaaactgttatataaaggatCTGACTGAAAGAAttgtgaagaacctttattctgaataaccgttatgaagaacctaaatatcagactgtttaagtataagttacggttcctatatacagtggcggatttaagaaaaaaggcccaggtggcaaacgttctgaggggcccatttttcgggaaaatgaagaactACTTTACTAAAAGGtggtaagtgtacagaaaagtatagaaaaaaatatactgcttggataaaatcataatgtatttttgaaggcagggccctagggggggCTTTTGAACAAGgccccatttttcgggaaaatagtccggtagtttactaaaaacaggctcagtgtaataatacggAAAAAgatatactttggataaaatcataatttcttttaaggatggggccctgggtgggccttctgagcaggggcccaggtggcaactgctcatcggccgccctgttaaggggtcattctggttagcgcgccgataaattcagcgattttcaggaatttattgcgaagacagaaagtatagtaatggaataaaacttttttctattgattaaactatatttctataataaataaaaaatataaaagtaataaaattattgcttttaaaatggttttgcatTTTgacaacatattaaaaaatcattgaaatcggtgaggtagACCATCAGCGGTATAACAACCAAACATATATATTAACGAACACTTCATATTACAAAGCAGTTGTATACGATTTCGTTTGCTgtaaaaattctgtacaatagttacaagaatcggttctataaccgctttgtaacttatataaaacctaaaaaataaaagttatagaggtatataggaaccgtaacttatacttatatagtctgatatttaggttctttacaacggttattccgaataaaggttcttcataactctttcaagaaccgaaatctttataataacggtttcaagccctgatagAAATAGAACCACGTAAGTGCAACCTTGCAATAGACGATGAATGATAGATTTGGTGGTTTGTACCCTCGGGAATATCGTTTTACACACCACTTGAGAGAATCTTAAGTTGTTtactatgtatgtatatttctgCAAAGCATAGAATGTATATCCTGTTGACCAAATTGACATAACTGTATTCAATGAATGGCAAAACCGTAGATTAAAGTAAATACTCACACTTGCGAGTTGTTAGGAATAAAAAGAGCAGCCAGGTTCCTCGCGCGTTCAATTCCAACATGCAGTAGACCGTCACTAACCGAGTACCTAAACAAATAAGTTGTTTCTCTAAGCATTTCTTCTTACAGAAGCATATCTACACAAAGTAGAGTAATTGTTTTAAGTTCTAaactaatataaaaaagaaagtgaCACAAACCTAAGCTTAATTTGCACCTGAGCCGTCTCCAGACTCATCTCACCAAGTGCTAACGAGTCGACGTCTCCGATTACACCAGAGAGTCTCCTTCGATTGGAGGCCTCAAAGACTCCCGAGTCACCCGCGACGCTTTCGTCAGAAACAGCGGCTGAAACGGACCTCGTGTTGGTGCCAGAACTGCTCGCTCTTGATCGAATTCCAGTGGGTGGCGGTGTCTCGCTGATGGGTGAGAGGGGTGGCGGCTCCTGTGGCGGTGCCTGATGTTGCACAACAGGAGCCACGGGCCTGCCAAGACCGCTGCCTTGAGACATATTCCCTGACTGCAGTTCGACAGGTGGATGAGGACCGCCTACAAGCTTAAGACGATCTTGGGGACCAGGGCAGCATTGCTCCTGCGACGATGTTTGCTGCTGGCTGAGCTTAAGTTCCGCTAGTCGATCCTCCAATTGATTTCCATCAAGGTGAGTGGTGGCCGAGGTGGTGGGTCTTTGATACTGCCGTCTCTGCATTTCCACGTGCTCGTACGCGGGTGGTGGCCCCATCGGAGCGTTTTCATAGAGCGGCGAGACTGGGGGGCTGACGCTGGAAAGGCTTGACCTTGGCGAGAGACTTGGCTGAGATCTACCAGACGAGGGCGTGCTGACGAGATTATTTTGTTCGGAACCCCTCAGCAATCTGTCCACGCGTCTGTGTAGATCCACCATATCCACTGGGCGTTCCTGTTGCGAGCTGGCGGGGCCCAGACACTGGGGCCCGCCGTAAATATCGGTGAAACTCAATCCAGAGCTTAGAGAACCTTTGCTGCTGGTCGTACTGAGGCTTCCAAGGCTGGAACTGCTGCTCACCGAGAGTGTGCTCGCGCTTAGCGTCTTCAGCTGCCCTTCGAGCATCGCCATGGAACGTAAAGCGTCTCTCAACTGCTGCAACAACAGTTGTTTCTCCTCGTGAAGCCGCACACGGTCGGTGATAGTCTTGTTCGATAGTTCTAGCGCGTTGTTCAAATCTTGCTCGAGGCGGCGAATCTCGCTCTGGATCTTTTTCATGTCCTGTTGCGTCCTAGTACGTGGCGTGATACTTCTAAGCTCTCTGAGCAACTGCTCCTTTTCTTGAAACAGCAATAGCTTGTCCTTGTCGCTCTCCGTCTGACCAGGTGTCACTTTTTCCTCGAGGTCTGCCAATTGCTGTTGAATATGCTGTATCCTCTTCCTCGCTTCGTCGTATTGCAACCTCATGCGCGCCATCTCGGCTAAACGGGTGCCAATTGGTACCAGCTCGCCTGACAAGTCGGTCTGGGACGCTGTGCTGAGCTTCTCCTGGGGCAAGCTCAGCGTGCTAGCTTCGGGGCTACCTTCGCAGAGTTGTAGTCTTGTTAACTCGTCCTTCAGCTGCGCCAGAGACTGCATTAGCTCGGCCTTTTCCTTCTCGCCCGAACTCAGGGACTTTTGAATATTACGAAGCTCTGTCATGATCGCCTGAGCCTCCGTGATATTGTAACAACCTCCATGGTGACCGCTCAACTTTTGCTCGACGCTGTCCAAGTAAAAAGAGATTAGAATTTCGATCTTAAATTGCAATAAGAATTTTTGGCAATTGCGATCAAGTAGAAGCAATGCACAGGGTGTCTTTTAAGAGTGGTTCAACACTTCACAGGCTTATTCTTctctgaattaaataaaaaatggacAGTCAACATAGGTCCACAGAGCAATCCTTATAAACAACGATTTTCTGTTTCTATAGTCTAAGTCATCATCATCTATCCACGGCttacggtaaaaaaaaaaagtgaattctGGGATGTATTTAATTACTTTAGTATTTTAAGGGGCATTCCATGCATAGTCCTTTCACTTCAACATAACACGAATTCGTACTTCTTTAAAAATTCTACTGAAGAGTTTGCATATCTCTACAAAAAAGCCTTTAATCTTTAAATGCATTTGCCACCGCAAACTTTGTTCAGCTACCCGACAGTAATTATAAAATGGTGTAGATCTCCACCAGGCTGAAGTACAGAATCGCTGTTTAATCTGAACGCTTTGATCTGTGAAACTATGTTGCAATGTTTTAAACCACCATTCAAGAACGCCCTGTATACAATTTTTGCTACCTTATgcaatgaatttaattatacGTTGCTTCGTCACGCGATGAAGCCAGCCTCTCAAAAGCCAAACTGATCAACTGCATCAAATAAAACCTAGGGGATGCTGATCATTTAAGCACTAACTCTGTGTTTGAGtactaaaattgagaaatttgcGAAAAAATGGGGTGGCCAGTTCGGCTTCTGAACCCCTCAAATGTTGCTAGACTGGAACCGTTCGCTGAAGTTCGGAGAACGATTCTTGAAACGGAGCGATCGATATCGTACCTTACAAGAGTGTCTACTCCTCGCTGCGTACAGTTCATTTCTGCTCGGATCTGTTCGAGCTCCCGTTTCAGCCGAGAAACTCGACTCCTCGCGAGCGCGACATCGGATTTCAGAAGATCCGGATCATACTTGGTACTCAATGAACTTGAACTGGAGCACACTGTGAACAAGACAAGTCGGTCGCTAGTTACCCTTCTTCATTTTGCAATTTTCAATGCGATGAGtgataatataaaattgaataataaaatagcagatttcattcaaattttcTAAAGTCAATTCCCACGCTATCGACACACTTTAATGGACTTTCCGGGCACTGAAAACTTGGAGCGATTAAGTACTGTCAGTATTAGGGTGTACTCACAACTTGTACGTGATGCGCCGAGCGTCGTTAAAGCATTATTGAGGTGATTGTACTCATCCTGGGCCAGACATAGCCTCTGCTGTTTTACGTCATAGATTTCCTTCTTTGCCTGCAACACAAATGCAAAGGTGCTCATGAGAAAAAGTCACTCGCACGATTACTAAATCGCCACGAAAATTCTTCACAACTTCTGTTTACGTTGGATACTTTTTTTAAGCAGGCTTTGCAAACGCATTAATCATTAAATCACAAGAAATGGTTGTACGATATATATCGATTAGAGGATAGTTAGGGTTTGCAGTGTCGTAACTTAGGGTCGAACCAATTTACGCGCTTAAATTAGCACTTGCCACGTAAGTAAATTCTGTGTTCGAAAGTAAGATTGATTTCGGAATAGCAGGTCGCTCTTTCGCTCTGATCACGGCGTCAGAATTCGATGGAAAccacgcacagtgggacggatcgacgtttaggtaggcattcagttcatttcttacatatttcatcatttaaggattataatctaagattacaggtaatatattatataataaatacaataaactttttttttctcgtcgctctttttaataatgggacttcaagagtcccttcgtgttgattttcatacatatacatggaaatcaacatgaagggactcttgaagttaatttggcaatagaatataagtgtttatatttttcattacaagaaaaagactaactaaaactattccaatgtgtaaaagctgagcattttctaaaaatggaaatctaaaattttgtttagaatatttaaccgaggaagcccagaacgcccgaaataatgattttaaaaactactgcgaattatatgcaaaaagagcagccgaaaaatgacaaatcaagatgttctaaataattttttaataagccccgatccatatatatgaatgtatatatatatatgaaaatcaacatgaagggactcttgaagtcccattattaaaaagagcgacgagaaaaaaaaatgattattgtatttattatacaatatattacctgtaatcttagattataatcattaaatgatgaaatgtgtaagaaatgaactgaatgcctacctaaacgtcgatccgtcccactgtgccaCGTGACGTTCTAATCGGATGGTCTTTGGGTTTTAAAACGGGGAAATGGCACGGATTGACACAAGGGTTGTATCCGAGCATATTCAGAATGTACTGTTTCACTATATTTTGTATCCTAAGTGATCTTTTATTTATGCAACACGAGATAATATTGTGGGACGATAAATATTACACTAAAAAAAGGAACACCGGTATTGAAGCTGCCGTTTCTTCTCATACTATTTCATCATCAACGCACGAACGTGGACGAAAGAAATATGTACACAGaaataatttcaaacatttgGAAGTTACTGAAGAATCTTTTTCTATGCTTAacgcactaacaagggaacaccccgaacccggaatttcgaaaaattctaaaactttgtgaatatgtagggaatttccttccgattacaacgcaatgtttgtttgctccccaaattcactcaaagggggtgtaATTTACCCCTGAACATCCGGTTATTttacgattttgtgttataattcgcgaactgtaataaaatttgtttaccaaatgctagatctaattaaaagaagtaacttttgccttggaagttttttcctatctcttacagttcgcgagttataacgcgaaatcgaaaaatagccgaattttcaggggttaattttacccccttcgggtgaatttgggctggaaacaaaaattgcgttgcaacgaggaggaaatcccctacctattcacaaagtttcagaattttttgaattttctggttcgggatcttcccttgtaagattgAAGAATTCTGATGAACTCGTGCACTCAAAAGATGAAGGTGGCAAAAATGAATCCCATTAATTTACGAATGGTGCGCATAACGTTTCACGATAAACGTAGAGTTCATGGAGGTGTTTGAACTAGTTGCTTCTTAGTAAACTTGAGAAACTTTAAGTCGCAGGTACTGATCACTGGGATACCATGAAGAGCACTGACTATTCCACAGTAATGTCTTCTGGAATTTCACACGAACCGGGTCGCGAGATAGGAGTAATATATAAACTACGTAAGAATACTCGTGGCCCTTACGTATTCACAATAATAATACGCAGAGGCGTCTGTGTCATCGCGCCTGTAGCACTGCTCCCAGTAGAACCTCTGTATCTGCTCGTCATTCTCGTAGTCGTTGTGATAGCACATTCTCATTCGATATTGGGAGACGACGTTCTCGTAAATTTGCTCCTGCTGATACGGCTGCTCGCTGGAACGTTGTCGTTGGGAATATTGCTGGCGTTgtcgttgctgctgctgttgctgctgttgttgcagGCGGTGGTGCGCGTGCTGGTGGTAATTGTCAACGTAGGTGCGGTATTGATGCGCCGGTACGAGTACGCAGAGTGTATACTGACGGTCCATGCCGGGTACACAGTATAGACTAGGCACGATACACGatgccttcttcttcttctccttcttcttcttcttcttcttcttcttctgcttcttccttctcctcctcctccaccctccctccctccccctcctccaCCACCTCTTCTTCTAATCCTTCTTCTTGTTCCTCTCCTTGCcctttttcctcttcttcttcttcttcctcttcctcttctacTTGTTCCTCTCCTTGCcctttttcctcctcttcttgttcctcttcctcgtcttcttcttcctctccttgTCCCTTTTCCTCTTCGCCTTCTTCCTCTTCTATCCCGCCGAGCGTATATCTTTTCTCCTCACCTCATCTTTGCGAAGGTCTCGTCGAGACTGGCCGGTTTACGGGGCCCGAAATTCCAATCCCAACCTCTGTGGGTCTCAATTTTTAAGGGAtcccaccttttttctttcctctttttGCCTTCCCTTCCTTCGCTCTTGCACCACCCGGTTGCTCCTCTCCCTCCATCCTCCGTTCCATCCTGCTTTTACCTActaccctccctccctcccccccccctcttcgtCGCATCTAACATccttcctctccttctctcccTTTCCTCCGTTTCGTTCTCCCGTCCCTGTCTCTTTCCCGCTCCGGCGTGTACGCGCGGACTGACTCGATCCTCCGTATACGCATACCTTCCGTCCTCTCTTTTCTGCCCGCTCCTTCGATAGTCTTTTTACACCGATCTCGCTCCAACCACGGTGGCTTCAAGCGGCTCTTTCTTGCCCGGTGTAAAAAGGCGGGCCTCGTCCCGAAGCTCCGCAGGACCGTCGCAACGGGGCCCTTGTGCCCCCCACCCTTCTCCTATCCCCCGTTTCTGCCTCCTCCCTTGGATCACCTCCGCCCCTCCCGCAGCGATTCTATGCATTTTGTACAGCACTCATTTCAGCATGCTGAATCCACTTGATATCACCAGATACGTATATACACTAGCACTCACTTGCCAACAATGAATACGTACGGTATCGTAACACGGGACCTTGTTCGCTGTTATCCTTGCCGGGGGTCCCCTCGCATATTTCTCAGATCTTTTAGACTCTTTACATGGTAAATTAGATTAACGACAGTCACCGGAGAAAGTCATTCTGGAAATCGCTTGCCTCCTTTCAGCGAACGTTATCCTTTCCGTGTTTACTGTTCTGCAGTACTCGGCGCTGGGCTTATAAGAAATTACTTAAAATACAAGGGAAAATGCCTGGGGTAATAAAATTATGCTGTTGAAGCAACTGTTATTTTTCCGCGAGAACAAATGGTCCCAATGGTCCCAATGTCAGAAAGTAGCCCCGAGAGTATCTGAATGTCAAGATCTGGATTAGATTGCGCCTGGAATTCCAGCATTGTAGCCATTATTGAGGCTACCCACGAGGGCGTACAGATTTTCAGTGATACGAATGTTGTGGTATGCCGGCTTGAAATGCAGGGCGCCGCGGGGCGAGCGGACGATACTGTCATTGGCGGAGCCCGGGCAGTAAGGGACGGGAGGAGGGATAGAGCGAGGGGCCGGGGCGCGGGAAAAGAGAGGAAAGAGGGCCTGGCGAGGTCACGGTACGACCCTGCTGGACGTGGACCCATCTCGGACTCTCTGGTCGGTAGTAGAATCGACCTTGAATCGCGCATTATGCTTCGTCCTTGTTGGAATTTCTGGGACCACTACTGGCCCATCAGCCGTGTCTCTGATCATCTAAGAGTAGGCCCGGTGGACCTTGGCATATGTCCCCTCCCCGTCAGAAGGCCCGCTCCGTGGCAGTAGTGATGGGACCAATTCTCCTTCCTCGTGCGCATTACCCATTCTTTGACAGGCATTATCGATCGGGAACACCTATTATAATTTCTTTGCGCCTATCAGACGCGTGTAAAGATACTAAAACCAATCACACAAGCAGTCCCAGACCGGCAACCATGTATGTGGGTGTACTATTCACTTTGTTCTTGTACTTGAATGCTCTCGTAATTGAGATACATGGGCGTACACCGCACAAGTAACATTTTACTTTTACTGGCCCAAAATGGGTGTCCCTAAATCGAACAAGCCCTCtctgagaatattttcattgacAAGTGCTCATCTCAGTATGAGAACAAAAATTTACTGCGAATGAATGGTATcgcttattaaaataaaacaagtcAGTCAAACGAGTTTCAATGACTAACAAGGAAACGcttccaacccgaaaattctgattttaacgaaacttcgtgcgaatgtagagcatattggagtaaGCAacgtacaattttatttttctgcggaaattcactctgaagggaaATTActccttaaagttatcgcgtttttttttcttttttttaatataactttatttttcttttggtaaCGTGCTAGAGCATGACAAGCCGAACAATTCTTGCATTCAAAGTTTTGtcaaatttccgcagaaaaataaaattgcacctTGCATAATCCAATTcactaaaatcagaattttcgagcagGGAGCCCGAATTGATATTGCGAATTTTATTGACGCGCATTGAAATTAGCTTTGTTCTAATATCCCAATGGACTTTATGAAATCATTTATATCAATCCCGTCCGTATTACTCGTCTGCCAATTTGATTTCTGCACGAGTAGCGATTTTACtgcaattcaaaatttttattaaaattgcagTACGGGATTGTTCGATTACCATAAGTATTGGGTCGATTCCATCACTATGCGCCCGAGAATTTCGCCCCACCACGGCTTCTGCTCCTACCTTCGTGCCACCTCGCCACCCCAAAACCGCCGAAGGATCACGGGGCTCGAGCACCGCGCGCATATTTCTCGGTCCACACTATTATTGTCGGAGGCTCCGCAGATGCTATCGTGTACGAGCCGGTTCGCTCGCCTCGCGGAAAGAGGGTCTTATTTTTCtacatcctcctcctcctcctctctccccctcccgtcccacccccaccccaccctccctcgtcttcctccgttctcttcctcCACAAGCAAAGCCCTTTTTACCTTCGTCCTACCTTTGCATCTCCCTATGTATCTATCATTCTTTTTTCTCCCCCACAAGAGAAGCTTCCTCCCATTCCATAGCATATCCCAAAACCTCTTCCGCTTTAGATACTTTCTACGGCAAACGCGGCAGTCAGTGTCGCCCGCGATACACTTCCCTTTTATTCGATCTGTCACAGTGATTATAGTAAGTTACTTGGCCCACTCAACTGGGACgtgtaaaaatttgttgaaacgTATGCAACGAAGGGAACAGAATTTTTGTACTACGGTCGAACCTTCATAACTCGAAACAAAAGGGGAGGGGAAAATCTTCGAATTGCAGAGGTTGGTTTATCGAGTTTTCGAATAACAGAGGTTCAACAAACGAAAACTCGAGTTATAGAGGCTTTGTGCGAGTATTAATTTTTCGACTTGTGAAGCTGTAAAGCAAGGcaaattcaagttttaaaggtCAAATTGTTTACTG
Encoded here:
- the Kibra gene encoding WW and C2 domain containing protein kibra isoform X2, whose protein sequence is MDRQYTLCVLVPAHQYRTYVDNYHQHAHHRLQQQQQQQQQRQRQQYSQRQRSSEQPYQQEQIYENVVSQYRMRMCYHNDYENDEQIQRFYWEQCYRRDDTDASAYYYCEYAKKEIYDVKQQRLCLAQDEYNHLNNALTTLGASRTSLCSSSSSLSTKYDPDLLKSDVALARSRVSRLKRELEQIRAEMNCTQRGVDTLVSVEQKLSGHHGGCYNITEAQAIMTELRNIQKSLSSGEKEKAELMQSLAQLKDELTRLQLCEGSPEASTLSLPQEKLSTASQTDLSGELVPIGTRLAEMARMRLQYDEARKRIQHIQQQLADLEEKVTPGQTESDKDKLLLFQEKEQLLRELRSITPRTRTQQDMKKIQSEIRRLEQDLNNALELSNKTITDRVRLHEEKQLLLQQLRDALRSMAMLEGQLKTLSASTLSVSSSSSLGSLSTTSSKGSLSSGLSFTDIYGGPQCLGPASSQQERPVDMVDLHRRVDRLLRGSEQNNLVSTPSSGRSQPSLSPRSSLSSVSPPVSPLYENAPMGPPPAYEHVEMQRRQYQRPTTSATTHLDGNQLEDRLAELKLSQQQTSSQEQCCPGPQDRLKLVGGPHPPVELQSGNMSQGSGLGRPVAPVVQHQAPPQEPPPLSPISETPPPTGIRSRASSSGTNTRSVSAAVSDESVAGDSGVFEASNRRRLSGVIGDVDSLALGEMSLETAQVQIKLRYSVSDGLLHVGIERARNLAALFIPNNSQVYIKAALLPMQPPVNHMCCTKPVVDLQKPTFGETFPIVVPLNKLYTKTLQVNVWCTSSESEECLGSAQVSLADFSPESPSVKWYNILSFRFMQPPDSPSTSTSNSNSISISVARQTKHDKQESDISVYRSGQNTKEESSDESTIISSQTSTLTRNQGCDELQTAISLRLEELANCLGSPEEEDENGGSESGSEDSDEEGIIVEFMMEDNVLEDVLEHEEDEELNEEAKQTQDKETNTECVFIPEQGKQRKLSAAGVVPNAMYDDKNSIVIKRSQTFSPSAAVSKNHYICRLNRSDSDSSMPLYRRGGPFQRNSVERRSLRWRRPSSALSCKAVSKKTNNLPPTARTSLDLELDLQAQHARLSNLQDELSRLRELKQRLEQAREKGDTDFATWLLEDHKFQHLMAQAESGKNGKSAEDKRVEKMLKRTSKEIYKLRKTKAGKGKPDIISFKEKMAFFTRVNLNVPVLPPEDSSYVNTSLPSIPGAQHKRYASEPITSESTVTKSGAQAVSNLIARSDSVPSGNVSATTDGATTNIVTNLTEDVPANNTQKSMNAKGRPADTKVQCTENGQGESLKSSEENDSEEPMRYEYVVDRVLGVEV